Within the Camelus dromedarius isolate mCamDro1 chromosome 9, mCamDro1.pat, whole genome shotgun sequence genome, the region tccttcctgtccgTCACCTGGCAGCTTTGGTCACACTCAGCTCTTGTCTGACTACCTAAATTCCACCCTTACTCCACCCCAGTCCTAACTACAAACCCCCCCACTGTTGTCTAACTTAACTCTCTCCACGTTCCTCATAGAAGGACTTACTGTCCCTGAAAAATGGTTCCTGTCTTGTTCTTCTGTTCCTGCCACTACAGCCTAACTCCTCAACTGCTACATTAAGTGTCTAACTGCCTGATGCATAGCTGGTGTTCAGGAACAGGAATTTATTTAAGGTCAAAACATCTAAAATCCCCAGAGGTCACCAAGTACCAAAGCACTATATACCTATCGGAGATGTCCGATAACAGCCCACCGACACTCAACATACCCCAAATGAGAAATCCCGTGCCCGCTCTAACTTTCCCATCTTATCatccttcagattttaaaaaagcatcctCAAGATTTTAGTAGGTCACTAGTGGCCACTGTCATCATTCTACCTTACATTTCTATAGCACCCTTTACAGCTGACaatgtgttttcatatttgttaCCACATTTTTGTTCATGACACATAACCTGAGGGGTAGGTGTCAGTACCATGTTTTTGAACGAGGTCACTGACATTCAAACAAGTCAGACAAGTTTTCCCAAGATCCCACAGTGGGTCAGAACCAGGATGCTTCCACGTCTCCTGACTTCAAGTACAGTGTTGTACCAATAGGCAGGAGCTGCCAAGATCCAAGGGCTCGGGCTCTTCTGACCTCTTTCCATGGCTATCACCTTGGAATAGGTCACCACTACCCTGCACTTAGCTTCCTTCATTTCGGTCGCCATAAAGGTACTCAGTGCACGCTACTTTCCCTGCCCAAAATGGGCTGTCCTCAGTAAAACATCACTAAACCAAACTGCTGGCATTTTAACACCATGTATTTATTACAATTCCCcatgctttttcttctcctgaaaTGTTCGTTGCAGATCTACCTGACAATCCAAACATAATAACACTTTGAAGTCACAGGCACTGTCTTTTCAAGGTCAAAGTCgttaaacaaacaaagaaaaacactttttttttttaaatgcaacttctttctctctgaatctcactAGGAGTTTTACACAttcatttataacaaagaaacaaacatctggTCACAGGCTGACCAAGAATAATTCAttagtttttagaaaatgaaacttcAGAGCCCAAACTGATTCCCTGTGACTTCTAAGCCTTGGTTTTTGCACTACATACACCCGTTTCATTAGGTGAGGCTGGAAAATTAACAGAAGTGCACTCTGCAGTGGTATGACATGTAGCATGGAATGATTTTACTAAGTGCAGGTTAAAAATATGAGGGAACAATTTTGCTGGGCAAATGCAAAGGTGAGAAAGTGAAGTCAAATCATCCctccatttatgttttaacatcatgcaatgcttatattagaaaataataataatacaagacAGTACCTCAGAGTCCCAGGATGGTTCTacagcttccttttcttctaatccTAATGCTGATGTTGCGCCTACAAAATGTAGTCACAGATACATTAATGAGAACACGTACCACTGGGAAgttgaaatacatatataagccTATCTTTATTCATGActatgtcaataaaataaagtggCAGGGAAGAATTTCAGagggttgaagcattttctggaagaaaacttgGTCATAGTTGGGATATTTATGAAGAAAGGTGGCAAATGAAagacacttgaaaagaaaattgtatcaTATTTGGATCTACACACTTCagattttttacattattttttttttaattgaggtaccaggaattgagctataccctcccccctccaaccaTACTAGCTTTTAAGCACAGAAGGAAGTCCACAGATGTGCACTAACTTACcacctttgtcatttttatgtgCTCCATCAATAGAAACCAATTTGTTATGATCTGCTTGCTCCTTTAGGACACTGTTAGTAGTCCGAGTGCCGttctcttttcccccagtttttggCTTTGCTGCTTCTtcctagaaaaacaaaacaaaatgtaacaaaaacccAACTTCAGAAAACATCATATTCCTGCACTTGGTCATTCAGTCAATCAGTCAGGAAGACAACATATATTTACTGTATCCATGAGATCATAGGTattatcctgggagaagctgacAATATGTATAAAAGACAGATTCTGCTCTATATTCTAGGAGAGGTagagacacatgaaaatgaatCAACACAGACAAGtatagccaaaaagaaaaaaggtgaggatcaaattttctttccattgttcATAAAATCAGCTCTATGTCCTTCAGAAGAGTCTGAGCATTTTCCATGACCTGACTTTTCCTTCCCTTAATTTGAATTTGAGATTATTCCCATCATAATTTGTACTATAGAGCTCCCGCTCTCACTTAACCCCACTATTTCTGCTGTACGTGTATAATAATCTCTCTCATTTTGACactcatttatctttatattaatcTCATCCTTATTAAATGAATCCTTCTCCTTTGTACTCCTGCCCATCTTCATATTCATTCagctgttcttttcagttgctttcttgttctttcctttcttaatagCACACTTGAGAACTGTTTATTGCCACCAAACtttacaaatctcagtcctgcacaTGTGCCTCTCTTGTTATCACTCTGTTTTCTATTGTGATCTTGAGGACTTCCATTTCTGTGTAGGATCCTTTTCATCACCATGAGAATCAGGGGGACGGTATGGGAAAAAGCACAGGAggaacaagttaaaaataaaacggCTTACCTCTGTAACACCAAAGACTGCTGAAGATGGGAGAGGTTccggtgctgggaaggcaggatgAGAAAAGCCTGGAACTTCGGTTGATGGTTGGGGAAAGGTTGTAAccacatcttcatttttatgaTCAGAATTATTGTCCTCAAAGGAGGCGCTAGTTCCTGGTTTCAAAACACCATCTTTTGCCTCTGCTGTAGTGAAAACAAGGTACGGTAGATGAGATTATCTATAATTGCTAGTCAGTGAAAACACAAGAAGGACACTCTTCAAATAACTCACTGTTTATCGTGGGATCTTGCCAGGCCTGAATCGGCTTTGTGAACCTTGGATGCCAGACTTCCTAGGGaagaaaataacagctttaagaacaagaaatatgaaattgaataaaataattataacattcC harbors:
- the LOC135322106 gene encoding ankyrin repeat domain-containing protein 26-like, yielding MVAELGASNGSCTDSLKSVEKKTLRVKFPLRIEDLSVSSVSSIYCIDDSWHSADDDADLAPKEVWHPRFTKPIQAWQDPTINTEAKDGVLKPGTSASFEDNNSDHKNEDVVTTFPQPSTEVPGFSHPAFPAPEPLPSSAVFGVTEEEAAKPKTGGKENGTRTTNSVLKEQADHNKLVSIDGAHKNDKGGATSALGLEEKEAVEPSWDSEVDLQRTFQEKKKHGEL